The Persephonella sp. genome includes a region encoding these proteins:
- the ffh gene encoding signal recognition particle protein — protein sequence MFELLTEKFSGVVEKLKRAKRLDEKTVEEALKDIRRALIEADVNIDVVKQFLQDIKQKLVGQELIKGLNAGETVIKLIYDELLNILGEEAPLNRSEKPPTVIMLVGLQGTGKTTTAGKLAKWLKSKGYAVGLVSTDVRRPAAGRQLCTLAETINVPCFIDENEKDAVKLTEKVIQKAKEAGLSHIILDTAGRLHIDQELMDELVQIKHKVNPAEVLYVADAMQGQDAINTAEEFHRRLGLTGVILTKLDGDAKGGIALSVRKVLGVPIKFIGIGEKIEDFDQFHPDRIAQRILGLGDIQTLMEKMQSAIDEEKAQQMAKRVMNAEFTLDDLKEQLQMIRNLGPLENVLKMIPGIGSKIKDLKVDEKQFIKIEAIINSMTPEERANPHIINGSRKRRIARGSGTTIMDVNRLLKQYKEMKKMMKKIKKSGKMKLPFNMPNFPF from the coding sequence TTGTTTGAGTTACTGACTGAAAAGTTCAGCGGTGTTGTAGAAAAGCTTAAAAGGGCAAAGAGGCTTGATGAGAAAACTGTTGAAGAAGCCCTTAAAGATATCAGAAGGGCTTTAATAGAGGCTGATGTAAATATTGATGTTGTTAAACAGTTTTTACAGGACATAAAACAAAAACTTGTAGGTCAGGAATTAATAAAAGGTCTGAATGCAGGTGAGACTGTAATAAAGCTTATATACGACGAACTGCTGAATATATTAGGTGAAGAAGCCCCTTTAAACAGATCTGAAAAGCCACCAACAGTCATAATGCTTGTCGGTCTTCAGGGAACAGGAAAAACAACAACAGCAGGTAAACTTGCAAAATGGCTAAAATCAAAAGGTTATGCTGTTGGTCTTGTATCAACAGATGTCAGGAGACCTGCTGCAGGCAGACAACTATGCACACTTGCAGAAACTATAAATGTTCCATGCTTTATAGATGAAAATGAGAAAGATGCTGTAAAGCTTACAGAAAAGGTTATACAAAAGGCAAAAGAAGCAGGTCTTTCCCATATAATTCTTGATACTGCTGGAAGGCTTCATATTGATCAGGAATTGATGGATGAGCTTGTTCAAATCAAACATAAGGTAAACCCTGCAGAGGTGCTTTATGTTGCAGATGCGATGCAGGGACAAGATGCGATAAACACAGCTGAGGAGTTCCACAGAAGGCTCGGTCTTACGGGGGTTATACTAACAAAATTAGATGGCGATGCAAAAGGCGGTATAGCTCTTTCTGTCAGGAAGGTTCTGGGGGTTCCGATAAAGTTCATAGGAATTGGAGAAAAGATAGAAGATTTTGACCAGTTCCACCCAGATAGAATAGCCCAGAGGATTTTAGGTCTTGGTGACATACAGACATTGATGGAAAAGATGCAGTCTGCCATAGATGAAGAAAAAGCCCAGCAGATGGCAAAAAGGGTGATGAATGCAGAGTTCACACTTGATGATCTAAAAGAACAGCTCCAGATGATCAGAAATCTTGGACCCCTTGAGAATGTTCTTAAGATGATCCCCGGTATCGGCTCAAAAATAAAAGACCTGAAAGTTGATGAAAAACAGTTTATAAAAATAGAGGCGATCATAAACTCAATGACCCCTGAAGAAAGGGCAAATCCTCATATTATCAACGGAAGCAGAAAAAGAAGAATAGCAAGGGGAAGCGGAACAACCATAATGGATGTTAACAGACTTTTAAAACAGTATAAAGAGATGAAAAAAATGATGAAAAAAATCAAAAAATCTGGTAAAATGAAACTTCCGTTTAATATGCCTAATTTTCCATTTTAA